A stretch of Malus sylvestris chromosome 11, drMalSylv7.2, whole genome shotgun sequence DNA encodes these proteins:
- the LOC126588543 gene encoding pentatricopeptide repeat-containing protein At1g66345, mitochondrial, whose translation MASLLRRIAQSLIPKPINQKTQLIHTNSGPPNDVVKSIRDSFRSSCNWDTLSTKFESVKLDGELVESVLLALKEPIDAKRALGFFHWAAHSKDFEHGVWSYSITIHILARARLLMDARALLESVLKKNVGNPSKYSVVDSLLSSYEVAASSPFVFDLLVRAYAKLRMFETGFDVCCYLGERGLPLSLISYNTLLRVVEKSDRTALVWQIYEHMIEKRRYPNEETIKILVDALCKEGKLRKCVDMLDRIHGKRCSPSVVANTSLVFGILEEGRVEQGMVVLKKMLQRNMVLDTIAYSLIVSAKVKLGDVNSAREVYEEMLKRGFRPNSFICTLFIGAHCEGGRIDEAQCMMHEMETMDLKPYDESYNLLIEGCSKAGRAEASTSYLKKMMESGFIPSCSSFNEMVGKLCETGDAEHANEMLTTLLDKGFVPDEITYSHLINGFERKGDIQEVVKLYYEMESRSLSPGISVFASLITSFCQTGKPEEAEKYIGIMKDRSIAPSVCTYETLISSHLEKGNLERVLHLRKEMAKRIKP comes from the coding sequence ATGGCTTCTCTGCTGCGTCGAATTGCACAATCTTTAATTCCCAAACCCATCAATCAGAAAACCCAACTGATCCACACAAACTCAGGGCCGCCAAATGACGTCGTCAAATCCATCCGCGACTCGTTCAGAAGCAGCTGCAATTGGGACACTCTGTCCACAAAGTTCGAGTCCGTTAAATTGGACGGAGAGCTCGTCGAGAGTGTGCTGCTAGCACTGAAGGAACCCATCGATGCGAAACGTGCTCTGGGTTTCTTCCACTGGGCAGCTCACAGCAAAGATTTCGAACACGGGGTTTGGTCCTACTCCATAACCATTCATATTTTAGCCAGAGCCAGGCTGCTCATGGATGCAAGGGCATTGCTCGAATCGGTTTTGAAGAAAAATGTCGGAAATCCTTCGAAGTATTCGGTTGTGGATTCGTTGCTTAGTAGTTATGAGGTCGCGGCTTCGAGTCCGTTTGTGTTTGATTTGCTGGTGCGGGCTTATGCTAAGCTGAGAATGTTTGAGACTGGTTTTGATGTTTGTTGTTATTTGGGGGAACGTGGGTTGCCTTTGAGTCTCATAAGTTACAACACATTGCTTCGTGTTGTCGAAAAATCTGACCGGACTGCTCTGGTTTGGCAGATTTATGAGCATATGATCGAAAAAAGAAGGTACCCGAACGAAGAGACGATTAAAATCTTGGTTGATGCTTTGTGCAAGGAAGGGAAGTTGAGGAAATGTGTTGACATGCTGGACAGGATTCATGGGAAGAGATGCTCGCCTTCCGTGGTTGCGAATACTAGTTTAGTTTTCGGGATTTTGGAGGAGGGTAGGGTTGAGCAAGGAATGGTGGTATTGAAGAAAATGTTGCAAAGAAATATGGTTCTTGATACAATTGCATACTCATTGATTGTAAGCGCTAAGGTTAAACTAGGAGATGTAAACTCCGCACGGGAGGTGTATGAAGAAATGCTTAAGAGAGGTTTTCGACCAAACTCTTTCATCTGTACCTTGTTTATAGGAGCTCATTGTGAAGGAGGACGAATTGACGAAGCACAATGCATGATGCACGAGATGGAAACTATGGATTTAAAGCCGTATGACGAGAGTTATAATCTTCTTATTGAAGGATGTTCCAAAGCCGGAAGAGCGGAAGCAAGCACGAGTTACTTGAAGAAGATGATGGAGAGCGGGTTCATCCCTAGTTGTTCGTCCTTCAACGAGATGGTTGGAAAGTTGTGTGAAACTGGAGATGCAGAGCATGCCAATGAAATGTTAACTACCCTGTTAGATAAAGGGTTTGTACCCGACGAGATTACGTACTCCCATCTGATCAACGGGTTTGAGAGAAAAGGTGACATTCAGGAAGTTGTCAAGCTCTACTATGAGATGGAGTCGAGGTCGCTGTCTCCTGGAATTTCGGTTTTTGCATCCTTGATAACGAGCTTCTGCCAAACAGGGAAACCGGAGGAAGCAGAAAAGTATATTGGAATCATGAAAGATCGTTCGATAGCCCCGAGTGTATGTACATATGAGACCCTGATTTCCAGCCACTTGGAGAAGGGCAATTTAGAGAGGGTCCTTCACCTTCGGAAAGAAATGGCCAAAAGAATTAAACCCTGA